The following are from one region of the Rhodopirellula sp. P2 genome:
- the nusG gene encoding transcription termination/antitermination protein NusG encodes MSDDDVKDVDSPETEVAPAASEAPAPPPPAPVDPNAPPKPEVDEESPMDWYILKVAFNREDSIAEALRKKVRMEDMGEYFGDIVVPSEDVATFTRDGKRRVSKRKLLPGYIMVYMSINDDTWFLVREVGGISDFTGSAGKPQPMEPEDVERFVNRPEVSDEDETPIKTAIPFKVGDRVRVKEGNFENQEGEVDVVDEANGRVTVIINIFGRSVPMELDHWQVEPL; translated from the coding sequence GTGAGTGATGATGACGTGAAAGACGTCGACTCGCCAGAAACCGAAGTCGCTCCTGCCGCTTCGGAAGCTCCCGCGCCCCCACCTCCGGCTCCCGTTGACCCCAACGCGCCCCCCAAACCAGAAGTGGACGAAGAGTCCCCGATGGATTGGTACATCCTGAAAGTCGCCTTCAACCGCGAAGATTCCATCGCCGAAGCTCTTCGCAAGAAGGTTCGCATGGAAGACATGGGTGAGTACTTTGGCGACATCGTGGTGCCATCCGAAGACGTTGCCACGTTCACCCGTGACGGCAAACGCCGCGTCAGCAAACGCAAGCTGTTGCCCGGTTACATCATGGTGTACATGTCGATCAACGACGACACCTGGTTCCTGGTTCGTGAAGTCGGCGGGATCAGCGATTTCACCGGCTCGGCTGGCAAGCCCCAGCCCATGGAACCCGAAGACGTCGAACGGTTCGTCAACCGCCCCGAAGTCAGCGACGAAGACGAAACACCGATCAAAACGGCAATTCCGTTCAAGGTTGGCGACCGTGTTCGCGTCAAAGAAGGCAACTTCGAGAACCAAGAAGGCGAAGTCGACGTGGTCGACGAAGCCAACGGCCGCGTGACAGTGATCATCAACATCTTTGGACGCAGCGTCCCGATGGAATTGGATCACTGGCAAGTCGAGCCTTTGTAA
- the secE gene encoding preprotein translocase subunit SecE translates to MSKDLTQSGTAGAGGSSLSSELFHAGVYKANQGRIVRQLTALAVWVIVTLGCWRLYSFLPTAMGDSSLAARAIPAALLAAGLWFGFRVVNWPRFADFLIAVEAEMNKVTWPSKDELIRASVVVIFTIFFLAITLFLFDVLWQAIFNFIGVTS, encoded by the coding sequence GTGTCCAAAGATCTAACCCAATCCGGCACGGCCGGCGCCGGAGGCAGTTCGCTGAGCAGCGAATTGTTTCATGCTGGTGTGTACAAAGCCAACCAAGGCCGGATCGTTCGCCAACTGACGGCTCTCGCCGTTTGGGTGATCGTGACGTTGGGTTGCTGGCGTTTGTATTCGTTCCTCCCCACTGCCATGGGAGATTCCTCCCTGGCTGCACGTGCGATTCCCGCCGCTTTGCTGGCCGCGGGCCTGTGGTTTGGGTTCCGGGTCGTCAACTGGCCACGGTTCGCCGACTTCCTGATCGCTGTCGAAGCGGAAATGAACAAGGTCACTTGGCCCAGCAAGGATGAGCTGATCCGTGCTTCCGTGGTCGTGATTTTCACCATTTTCTTCCTTGCCATCACATTGTTTTTGTTCGATGTTCTCTGGCAAGCCATCTTTAACTTCATCGGGGTAACATCGTGA
- the tuf gene encoding elongation factor Tu produces the protein MAKDKFERTKPHVNVGTIGHIDHGKTTTTGAILAVQAAKGLAQAKGYSDIAKGGTVRDATKTVTIAVAHVEYETENRHYAHIDCPGHADFVKNMITGAAQMDGAILVVSAADGPMPQTKEHVLLGRQVGVPYIVVYLNKCDLVDDEELLELVELEVRELLSKYDYPGDDVPVVRGSSLPAYNNPADPEASKCISELMDALDANIPEPTREDDKPFLMAIEDVFSIEGRGTVATGRIERGVVKVGEEVEIIGLGPDSTKTTCTGVEMFRKEMTEGRSGDNVGCLLRGVKREDIQRGQVLAKPGSITPHTKFEAEVYCLSKDEGGRHTPFFSGYRPQFYFRTTDVTGTANLVGADMCMPGDNVKVEVELHKPIAMDDGVRFAIREGGRTVGSGVVTKILE, from the coding sequence ATGGCTAAGGACAAATTTGAACGTACCAAGCCCCACGTCAACGTAGGTACGATCGGTCACATTGACCATGGTAAAACGACGACCACGGGTGCGATCCTCGCTGTTCAAGCAGCGAAGGGCTTGGCACAAGCGAAGGGTTACTCTGACATCGCCAAGGGTGGTACGGTTCGTGACGCCACGAAGACCGTCACGATTGCAGTTGCCCACGTTGAGTACGAGACTGAAAATCGTCACTACGCTCACATCGACTGCCCCGGCCACGCTGACTTTGTGAAGAACATGATCACCGGTGCCGCCCAGATGGACGGTGCGATCTTGGTCGTGTCGGCAGCTGACGGCCCGATGCCACAAACCAAAGAACACGTGTTGCTCGGTCGCCAGGTTGGCGTTCCTTACATCGTCGTGTACTTGAACAAGTGCGACTTGGTCGATGACGAAGAATTGCTCGAACTCGTCGAACTCGAAGTTCGCGAATTGCTGAGCAAGTACGACTACCCAGGCGACGACGTTCCTGTCGTTCGCGGTAGCTCGCTGCCCGCTTACAACAATCCTGCTGACCCAGAAGCCAGCAAGTGCATCAGCGAATTGATGGATGCACTGGATGCAAACATTCCAGAACCTACCCGTGAAGACGACAAGCCATTCCTGATGGCGATCGAAGATGTCTTCTCGATTGAAGGTCGTGGTACGGTTGCAACCGGACGAATCGAACGCGGCGTCGTGAAAGTCGGCGAAGAAGTCGAAATCATTGGTTTGGGTCCCGACTCGACCAAGACCACCTGCACCGGCGTCGAAATGTTCCGCAAGGAAATGACCGAAGGCCGCTCGGGTGACAACGTCGGTTGCTTGCTTCGTGGTGTCAAACGCGAAGACATCCAACGTGGTCAAGTGCTCGCCAAACCAGGCAGCATCACGCCTCACACCAAGTTCGAAGCAGAAGTTTACTGCTTGAGCAAAGATGAAGGTGGCCGTCACACGCCATTCTTCAGCGGTTATCGTCCTCAGTTCTACTTCCGCACGACTGACGTCACCGGAACGGCCAACTTGGTCGGTGCCGACATGTGCATGCCTGGCGATAACGTCAAGGTTGAAGTCGAACTGCACAAACCAATCGCAATGGATGACGGAGTTCGCTTCGCCATTCGCGAAGGCGGCCGTACCGTTGGTTCAGGCGTTGTGACGAAGATCCTCGAATAA